The Acetomicrobium flavidum genome window below encodes:
- the prmC gene encoding peptide chain release factor N(5)-glutamine methyltransferase, with protein sequence MTLIEAKDYVTRKLKSADVPDYLLESDLLLCKVLGCDRAWLLAHGDRQVFDHELEHLNALIDRRCRREPLAYIFGEAPFYGRTFLVGEGVLIPRQETEILVDMALSFAKEGVVLDWGTGSGCVILSLLLENPSLRGIALDLSPKAMRWAWRNVDRFGLFDRVVLWHESARLPNKWGDHGLDMIVSNPPYIPTADIGFLMPEVRLYEPRSALDGGPEGTQWYGFLFKNAPKWLKRGGLLLVEVGGRGREEAVLSMDHFGLVVHEVKRVNNSVSIVVFKNE encoded by the coding sequence TTGACCCTAATTGAGGCAAAAGATTATGTCACTCGTAAGCTGAAAAGTGCAGACGTACCCGATTACCTGTTAGAGAGCGATCTGCTTTTGTGTAAGGTATTGGGTTGCGACAGAGCGTGGCTGTTGGCTCACGGCGATCGGCAAGTTTTTGACCATGAACTTGAACACCTAAATGCATTGATCGACCGAAGGTGCAGAAGAGAGCCGTTGGCCTATATTTTTGGAGAGGCACCCTTTTACGGGAGGACTTTCCTCGTGGGCGAGGGGGTGTTGATTCCCAGGCAGGAGACGGAAATCCTAGTCGATATGGCGTTGTCCTTCGCCAAAGAGGGCGTAGTATTGGATTGGGGAACTGGAAGCGGTTGTGTCATTTTGTCGTTGCTTCTGGAGAATCCAAGCCTAAGGGGTATAGCTCTGGACTTAAGCCCGAAAGCTATGCGCTGGGCTTGGCGGAACGTCGATAGGTTTGGCCTCTTCGATAGGGTCGTGTTGTGGCATGAAAGCGCGCGGCTTCCGAATAAGTGGGGTGATCATGGCCTTGATATGATAGTAAGTAATCCGCCTTACATCCCTACTGCCGATATCGGGTTTCTTATGCCTGAAGTTAGGCTCTATGAGCCTAGAAGTGCCCTTGACGGAGGGCCAGAGGGGACTCAATGGTATGGTTTTTTGTTTAAAAATGCCCCTAAGTGGCTGAAAAGGGGCGGATTGCTTCTCGTCGAGGTTGGCGGCAGGGGACGGGAAGAGGCGGTCCTGTCAATGGATCACTTTGGGCTTGTCGTTCATGAAGTTAAAAGGGTAAATAACAGCGTTAGCATCGTCGTATTTAAGAACGAATGA
- the trxB gene encoding thioredoxin-disulfide reductase, whose translation MEKHELVIVGAGPAGLTAAIYGRRAGLDVLVLEKGIAGGQITVTAEIENWPGTPMISGEELARAFREHAERFSPEFREAEVKKISIDAGKKIIVTDKGNIEAESIVIATGARFRKLGCPGEAEFTGRGVSYCAVCDGAFFEDQVVAVIGGGNTAVEEADYLTRFASKVYIVHRRDSFRADRAVVEKAMSNPKIEPVWNSVVERIEGEDMVEKVVIKNVKTGEISDLPVAGVFVFVGMDPNSEFVKGLVEMKDGGWIVTNDRLETSVEGIFAAGDVRDKFLRQVVTAAGDGATAAMAAYSYVSEQLHLQKVLFEPEKVVSFFYSSIEPEQIKLATDIEKTYHRKVILVDGYKNKRMCEKLGIDELPKAVVLNKGTLVRSKKILGVQDIEELI comes from the coding sequence GTGGAAAAGCATGAATTGGTCATAGTTGGTGCCGGACCGGCAGGTCTTACGGCTGCCATATACGGAAGAAGGGCCGGATTGGATGTGTTGGTCCTTGAGAAGGGCATAGCTGGCGGGCAAATAACCGTGACCGCTGAGATCGAAAATTGGCCCGGTACTCCCATGATAAGCGGGGAAGAATTGGCACGAGCCTTTCGGGAGCATGCCGAAAGATTTTCGCCCGAGTTCAGGGAAGCAGAGGTCAAAAAGATCTCCATTGATGCAGGGAAAAAGATCATCGTCACCGACAAGGGAAACATAGAGGCCGAATCTATAGTAATTGCCACAGGTGCCAGGTTCAGAAAGCTCGGCTGTCCGGGAGAGGCCGAGTTCACCGGGCGGGGTGTCAGTTACTGTGCAGTATGTGACGGTGCCTTTTTTGAGGATCAGGTCGTTGCAGTTATCGGCGGTGGCAACACCGCTGTCGAGGAAGCGGATTATCTTACCAGGTTTGCCTCAAAGGTCTACATAGTCCATCGTCGCGATTCCTTCAGAGCCGACAGGGCTGTGGTTGAGAAGGCCATGTCAAATCCGAAAATAGAGCCTGTATGGAACTCCGTCGTCGAGAGGATAGAAGGCGAGGACATGGTGGAAAAGGTCGTTATAAAGAACGTAAAGACCGGCGAAATAAGCGATCTTCCCGTAGCTGGGGTGTTCGTGTTCGTGGGGATGGATCCAAACAGCGAGTTCGTAAAGGGCTTAGTGGAAATGAAGGATGGCGGATGGATAGTGACCAACGACAGGCTTGAGACCTCCGTCGAAGGAATCTTTGCGGCAGGCGACGTGCGCGATAAGTTTTTGAGACAGGTGGTCACTGCCGCAGGAGATGGAGCCACCGCAGCCATGGCTGCATACTCCTACGTGTCCGAACAGCTTCATTTGCAGAAGGTTCTCTTTGAGCCGGAAAAGGTGGTCTCCTTCTTCTATTCGAGCATAGAGCCTGAACAGATAAAGCTGGCAACGGATATCGAGAAGACATATCATAGGAAAGTCATACTGGTCGACGGCTATAAGAACAAGAGGATGTGCGAAAAGTTGGGCATTGACGAACTCCCAAAGGCTGTGGTTTTAAATAAGGGTACCCTGGTTCGATCTAAAAAGATCTTAGGCGTACAGGATATAGAGGAGTTAATATAA
- a CDS encoding formate--tetrahydrofolate ligase: MLSDIEIAQRSKLKPILEIAKELGIPNEYLFPYGHYKAKVDVNFLKKLEDRPDGKLILVTATTPTPAGEGKTTTTVGLTQALVKLGKKAMLCLREPSLGPCFGVKGGAAGGGYSQVLPMEEINLHFTGDIHAVESAHNLLAALLDNHLHQGNALNIDPREITWRRAMDMNERALRNIVIGLGGKANGVPRESGFDITVASEVMAILCLSKDISDLKERLSNIVVGYTTKGDMVKVKDLKAQGAMAALLKEAINPNLVQTIEHVPAFVHGGPFANIAHGTNSIVATKMALKLRDYAVVEAGFASDLGAEKFFDIVCRLAGLSPSAVVLVTTIRALKHHGGVSKEALSQENLQALALGLENLEAHLDILSNFGLPVVIALNKFSSDTEKEVNMVREAAEKRGARIALSEVWEKGGDGGIELAREVLAATEENKTYKPLYDLDLPLREKIKTIATKIYGADDVEYTPQALSTVKDLEERGFGKLPVCMAKTQLSISDDPKKLGRPKNYKINVREVRISAGAGFIVAICGNIMTMPGLPKKPAAESIDIDSDGNITGLF; the protein is encoded by the coding sequence ATGTTATCTGATATCGAGATAGCTCAAAGGTCAAAGCTTAAACCAATACTTGAAATAGCCAAGGAGCTGGGCATTCCAAATGAATACCTCTTCCCCTACGGCCACTACAAGGCCAAGGTGGATGTGAATTTCCTAAAGAAGCTTGAAGATCGCCCTGACGGTAAGCTGATCTTGGTCACTGCTACTACCCCAACTCCTGCAGGAGAGGGAAAGACCACGACTACAGTTGGGCTTACCCAGGCTCTGGTAAAGCTCGGCAAAAAGGCCATGCTATGCCTTAGGGAGCCTTCCTTAGGCCCCTGCTTTGGAGTAAAGGGAGGCGCTGCCGGCGGCGGTTACTCCCAGGTATTGCCCATGGAGGAGATCAACCTTCACTTCACGGGAGATATACATGCCGTTGAATCGGCCCACAACTTGCTTGCAGCTTTGCTCGACAACCATCTGCATCAGGGGAACGCCTTGAACATAGATCCCAGGGAGATAACCTGGAGGCGTGCCATGGACATGAACGAGAGGGCCCTGAGGAATATAGTGATAGGGCTTGGCGGCAAGGCGAATGGCGTGCCGAGGGAGTCGGGATTTGACATAACGGTGGCCTCGGAGGTCATGGCCATACTTTGTTTGTCTAAGGACATATCTGACCTCAAGGAGAGGCTGTCCAACATAGTGGTTGGATACACCACGAAGGGCGATATGGTTAAAGTCAAGGACCTGAAAGCACAGGGAGCCATGGCAGCCCTTCTTAAAGAGGCAATTAATCCCAACTTGGTCCAAACCATAGAACATGTGCCGGCCTTCGTGCACGGTGGCCCCTTTGCAAATATAGCTCACGGCACCAACTCTATAGTTGCTACGAAGATGGCCCTGAAGCTTAGGGATTACGCAGTGGTGGAGGCCGGATTTGCCTCCGACCTGGGCGCCGAGAAGTTCTTTGACATAGTCTGCAGGCTGGCGGGCCTCTCTCCCTCGGCCGTCGTCTTGGTCACGACCATAAGGGCCCTCAAACATCACGGTGGGGTATCAAAGGAAGCCCTATCTCAAGAGAACCTACAAGCCCTTGCCTTAGGTTTAGAGAACCTCGAGGCACACTTGGACATCCTTTCCAATTTCGGTCTTCCGGTCGTCATCGCCCTTAACAAGTTCAGTTCCGACACGGAAAAGGAAGTAAATATGGTTAGGGAAGCGGCAGAAAAGCGAGGCGCCCGGATCGCCCTTTCGGAAGTCTGGGAAAAGGGAGGAGATGGAGGCATAGAGCTTGCACGAGAAGTCTTGGCGGCGACGGAAGAAAACAAGACTTATAAGCCTCTTTACGATCTGGACCTTCCTTTGAGGGAAAAGATTAAGACCATAGCGACGAAGATATATGGTGCCGATGATGTGGAGTACACTCCCCAGGCATTGTCTACCGTGAAAGATTTGGAAGAAAGGGGATTTGGCAAACTTCCCGTGTGCATGGCAAAGACCCAGCTTTCCATCTCGGACGATCCGAAGAAGCTCGGAAGGCCCAAAAACTACAAGATAAACGTCAGGGAAGTCAGGATATCGGCCGGGGCAGGCTTCATCGTTGCCATTTGCGGCAATATAATGACCATGCCAGGACTTCCCAAGAAGCCTGCTGCTGAATCAATAGATATTGACAGCGATGGGAATATAACGGGATTGTTTTAG
- a CDS encoding 1-phosphofructokinase family hexose kinase, which translates to MEKTIVTVTMNPAVDIQYVVPEFMPGRWFRASEVDRSAGGKGINVSIILQQLGYESAAMGFLAGFSGEYIRDTLRRLKLTTNFVNVIGESRTDIYVVDEVGHMETGIAEPGPYVTEEALGRFMKNFERMLSRARLVYIGGSLPPGVPQDAYKDLILRCKAAKVPVLLDASGPALTSALEACPMAVKFDHRFLFSTLGYPMGSIDDILNLVSEIHDNGVEWSVTTYRMVGNIFYTPQGIYMVDIAREEREQMISLLAIGDALMAGLIVAILEGMDVEKAIRFAQACSLEDTLHVKKGIRGRHMVESLMPKITVEKLR; encoded by the coding sequence TTGGAGAAGACGATTGTGACCGTCACCATGAACCCGGCCGTAGATATCCAGTACGTCGTTCCCGAGTTCATGCCGGGAAGGTGGTTTCGGGCTTCAGAGGTAGACAGGTCCGCAGGAGGGAAGGGGATAAACGTATCCATAATCTTGCAACAGCTTGGGTATGAAAGTGCTGCCATGGGATTTCTGGCCGGATTTTCGGGAGAATATATCCGCGACACATTAAGACGGCTCAAGCTTACGACAAATTTCGTGAACGTCATTGGCGAATCCAGGACTGACATTTACGTGGTGGATGAAGTGGGACACATGGAAACGGGCATTGCCGAACCGGGTCCGTACGTTACCGAAGAAGCCTTGGGGAGGTTCATGAAGAATTTCGAACGGATGTTGAGTCGCGCTCGACTGGTCTACATCGGCGGATCGCTGCCTCCAGGAGTCCCACAGGATGCCTATAAGGACCTGATCCTTAGGTGTAAGGCGGCAAAGGTACCAGTCCTCCTCGATGCATCCGGCCCAGCGTTGACTTCCGCCCTTGAAGCCTGTCCGATGGCGGTGAAGTTCGATCACCGCTTTTTGTTTTCCACCTTGGGCTATCCCATGGGTTCCATCGATGATATTTTGAACCTAGTATCGGAAATCCATGATAATGGGGTGGAATGGTCGGTGACCACCTACAGGATGGTGGGCAACATATTTTACACTCCTCAGGGTATCTATATGGTCGACATAGCCAGAGAGGAAAGGGAGCAGATGATATCGCTGCTTGCCATCGGCGATGCGCTCATGGCGGGGTTGATAGTTGCTATACTGGAAGGGATGGACGTTGAGAAGGCCATTCGTTTTGCTCAGGCTTGCAGTTTGGAGGATACCCTCCACGTAAAAAAGGGAATCAGAGGAAGGCACATGGTCGAAAGTCTCATGCCTAAGATAACCGTTGAAAAGCTGAGATGA
- the rpmE gene encoding 50S ribosomal protein L31, whose protein sequence is MKKDIHPKYDVCKVTCACGNTFVTRSTKPEIRVSVCSNCHPFYTGKRGILVTEAGQLEKFRKRYAGMDYGQTSDAE, encoded by the coding sequence GTGAAAAAAGATATACATCCTAAATACGACGTATGTAAGGTAACTTGTGCTTGTGGCAATACCTTTGTGACCAGGTCAACCAAGCCTGAGATTAGGGTATCGGTCTGCAGCAACTGTCACCCCTTCTACACGGGCAAACGTGGCATATTGGTGACAGAAGCGGGACAACTGGAGAAATTCCGAAAGAGATACGCTGGAATGGACTACGGCCAGACAAGCGATGCAGAGTGA
- the thyX gene encoding FAD-dependent thymidylate synthase: MQSDVKVRLMAFTPSPDGIVAAAAGLCYSASSVEDLIDRFKGEKEQKEQRESFIKKLRASGHLSPFEHVSFTFAVEGISRACSHQLVRHRIASYSQQSQRYVSMKEPGYVVPASVKKDERALSLFEETIQKAHEAYKALAELGVPLEDARYVLPNAWETKIVVTMNARELHHFFSLRLCRRAQWEIRNLARLMLSEVRQVAPGIFDVAGPSCVTKGKCEETKPCGKPYSSMEDLLCWE; the protein is encoded by the coding sequence ATGCAGAGTGATGTTAAAGTCAGGCTGATGGCCTTTACGCCATCGCCTGACGGCATTGTGGCTGCGGCAGCCGGGTTGTGCTATAGCGCTTCCTCGGTAGAGGATCTAATTGACAGGTTCAAAGGCGAAAAGGAGCAAAAGGAGCAGAGGGAGAGCTTCATAAAAAAGCTAAGGGCCTCAGGACATCTTTCCCCCTTTGAACATGTCTCCTTTACCTTTGCCGTAGAGGGCATCAGCAGGGCCTGTTCGCATCAGCTGGTGCGACATCGCATAGCCAGCTACAGCCAGCAGAGCCAAAGATACGTGTCCATGAAGGAGCCCGGTTACGTCGTGCCCGCTTCCGTCAAGAAGGATGAAAGGGCTTTGTCCCTCTTCGAGGAGACAATACAGAAGGCTCATGAAGCTTACAAGGCCTTGGCGGAGTTGGGCGTGCCCTTGGAAGATGCCAGATACGTACTGCCAAACGCCTGGGAGACTAAAATAGTTGTCACAATGAACGCAAGAGAGCTTCATCACTTTTTTAGCCTCAGGTTATGCAGGAGGGCTCAATGGGAAATACGGAATCTGGCAAGGCTGATGCTTTCCGAGGTCAGGCAAGTTGCCCCAGGAATATTCGACGTAGCGGGACCAAGCTGCGTGACGAAGGGAAAATGCGAGGAGACCAAGCCTTGCGGCAAGCCTTATTCGTCGATGGAAGATCTCTTGTGTTGGGAGTAA
- a CDS encoding HutP family protein: MLEKREESEALDSYVDEVEEEDEILGTLEVSLDIRQESQIGRVAVLLAATTSKAEEEYLKEQIKKMGWKAVATEVGGLAGNISGKLTRALVGAALNGNVVKKTGTEMHALMHASMEAINSFLPMCLLEASVGAKLAIVRSKRWIGVAIMGDSAYHATAHHDRCGLGIMHI; the protein is encoded by the coding sequence ATGCTAGAGAAGAGGGAAGAGAGCGAAGCGTTGGATAGCTATGTGGATGAAGTAGAGGAGGAAGACGAGATACTGGGGACCCTTGAAGTTTCTTTGGACATAAGGCAGGAAAGCCAAATTGGGCGTGTCGCTGTTTTGCTCGCTGCAACCACTAGCAAGGCAGAAGAAGAGTATCTGAAAGAACAAATAAAGAAGATGGGCTGGAAAGCCGTGGCCACTGAAGTCGGCGGATTAGCTGGCAACATCTCCGGAAAGCTGACACGCGCTCTGGTCGGAGCGGCATTGAACGGCAACGTGGTTAAAAAGACCGGGACTGAGATGCATGCCTTAATGCATGCGTCAATGGAGGCCATAAACAGCTTTCTGCCCATGTGTTTGCTCGAGGCCAGCGTCGGTGCAAAATTGGCAATCGTAAGGAGCAAAAGGTGGATAGGCGTGGCGATAATGGGAGACAGCGCGTATCATGCCACTGCCCACCATGACAGATGCGGCTTGGGTATAATGCATATATAA
- the glpX gene encoding class II fructose-bisphosphatase → MNVPDRNMALELVRATEAAAMSAGRWMGRGDKNAVDRAAVNAMRYMLNTVSMDGVVVIGEGEKDQAPMLFNGEKLGLGCEPKVDIAVDPVDGTTLTALGRPNAVSVVAVAESGTLYSPKHIFYMNKIATGPEAGDVIDIELSATENIKRVAKAKRKAVEDVTVVVLDRPRHEELIGEIRSLGARIKLIPDGDVAGALMTCKEDSGVDLLLGIGGSPEAVISACAIKCIGGNFQCKLWPRNEEERVRCLELGMDVDKVLYIDDLVRSDNVFFAATGVTDGELLKGVRYGGEAIFTHSLVMRSKSGTVRYVEAIHKSRKLYEISGVDYRTSQI, encoded by the coding sequence TTGAACGTTCCCGATAGGAATATGGCCTTAGAGCTGGTCAGGGCAACGGAAGCAGCAGCCATGTCTGCAGGTCGGTGGATGGGGCGTGGCGACAAAAATGCGGTGGATAGGGCTGCCGTCAATGCCATGAGGTACATGTTGAACACCGTTTCAATGGACGGCGTAGTGGTCATAGGGGAAGGCGAGAAGGACCAGGCTCCTATGCTCTTTAACGGCGAAAAATTGGGCCTGGGGTGCGAGCCGAAGGTGGACATAGCGGTGGATCCGGTGGACGGCACGACTCTTACGGCATTGGGAAGGCCAAATGCAGTGAGCGTCGTGGCGGTTGCGGAGAGCGGAACGCTTTACAGTCCTAAGCATATTTTTTATATGAATAAAATAGCGACCGGTCCCGAGGCCGGAGATGTCATAGACATCGAGCTGTCGGCCACGGAAAACATTAAGCGCGTCGCAAAGGCTAAGCGCAAAGCCGTCGAAGATGTCACCGTAGTCGTGCTAGACAGACCCCGCCACGAGGAATTAATTGGGGAGATAAGATCTTTGGGCGCCAGAATTAAGCTCATCCCCGACGGTGATGTGGCCGGAGCGCTCATGACCTGCAAGGAGGACAGCGGCGTTGATCTTCTTCTTGGCATAGGGGGATCCCCGGAGGCCGTTATATCTGCCTGTGCGATCAAGTGCATCGGGGGCAATTTTCAATGCAAGCTTTGGCCCAGAAACGAAGAAGAAAGGGTCCGTTGCCTTGAGCTGGGGATGGATGTAGACAAGGTACTTTATATAGACGACCTAGTCAGGAGCGATAACGTGTTTTTCGCCGCCACAGGCGTGACCGACGGGGAGTTGCTCAAGGGAGTCAGGTACGGCGGGGAGGCCATATTTACGCATTCGCTTGTAATGAGGTCCAAAAGCGGCACCGTCAGATACGTGGAGGCCATACATAAAAGCAGGAAGTTATACGAGATAAGCGGCGTAGATTATCGTACAAGTCAAATATAG
- the prfA gene encoding peptide chain release factor 1 — MNGINEKLEELERKFQELELKLGDPQVISNPAELQRLAKEHSELSKIVEKYRQYKETLKRLEEAMSLFDEEDEELRELAKEEVAHLRQAAENLEKELALLLLPKDPNDDRSVIVEIRAGAGGEEAALFAADLYRMYVRYAERKGWKVELITANETGIGGYKEIVFRVEGHGAFSALKYESGVHRVQRVPVTEASGRIHTSTATVAVLPEPDEVDVEIRPEDLRIDTFRASGAGGQYVNMTDSAVRITHIPTGIVVSCQDERSQLKNRVKAMQLLRAKLYDLKLQQQQEEMASERRGQIGSGDRSERIRTYNFPQNRVTDHRIGLTLHNLEEILDGDLDELVYALATADQMEKLKLMGA, encoded by the coding sequence ATGAACGGCATTAACGAAAAGCTGGAGGAACTGGAAAGGAAGTTCCAGGAATTGGAACTAAAATTGGGAGATCCTCAGGTAATTTCCAATCCGGCAGAACTGCAGCGATTGGCAAAGGAACATTCCGAACTGTCTAAGATAGTAGAAAAATACAGGCAGTACAAGGAGACCTTGAAGCGCCTCGAAGAGGCCATGTCGCTTTTCGACGAGGAAGATGAAGAGCTTAGGGAATTGGCGAAGGAAGAAGTGGCCCACTTGAGGCAGGCGGCAGAAAACCTCGAGAAGGAGCTGGCCCTTCTTCTATTGCCCAAGGACCCAAATGACGACAGAAGCGTCATTGTTGAGATAAGGGCAGGGGCAGGTGGCGAGGAAGCTGCTCTTTTTGCCGCTGATCTTTATAGGATGTATGTGCGCTATGCCGAGCGGAAGGGCTGGAAAGTCGAGCTGATAACGGCTAACGAGACGGGGATCGGCGGCTACAAGGAAATAGTGTTTAGAGTAGAAGGCCATGGTGCCTTCAGTGCGCTTAAATACGAGAGCGGAGTCCACCGCGTTCAGCGCGTCCCCGTGACGGAAGCCAGCGGCCGTATTCATACCTCAACCGCAACCGTTGCCGTACTGCCTGAGCCCGATGAAGTTGACGTCGAAATACGTCCCGAGGATCTGAGGATAGACACCTTCAGGGCGAGCGGCGCTGGTGGCCAGTATGTGAACATGACGGATTCGGCCGTGAGGATCACCCATATACCGACGGGTATCGTCGTTTCCTGTCAGGATGAAAGGTCGCAGCTCAAAAACAGGGTAAAGGCCATGCAGCTTTTAAGGGCCAAGCTTTATGATTTGAAATTACAGCAACAGCAGGAAGAGATGGCCTCAGAGCGCAGAGGACAAATAGGAAGCGGGGATCGTTCGGAGCGCATCAGGACGTACAACTTTCCTCAGAACCGAGTTACGGATCATAGAATTGGTTTGACGTTGCACAATCTCGAGGAAATTTTGGACGGCGATCTGGACGAGCTGGTCTATGCACTGGCGACGGCGGATCAAATGGAAAAGCTGAAGCTGATGGGGGCATAG
- a CDS encoding TAXI family TRAP transporter solute-binding subunit, whose amino-acid sequence MKVRKILMLGLILCLTFLTGAAQAKTFVSIATGGTGGTYYPIGGGIADVVSRYAPDIQATAETGNAAVANLNLIGTHSIEFAFVQNDTAWWARRGEIMFQKPFPNIMAIATLYPETNHLVTMKKSNIKTIYDLKGKKVSVGAPGSGTEADMRCLLDIAGLTYQDMKVDFLDFNNTVDRMKDGQLDAGFVVGGYPVAAIMDLATTHDVDLVSFDDKFFAALQKKYPFFVKDVIPAGTYKGIDHEVVTPAVMAMLAVDAYVPEEVVYQFTKALWEHIDEVQRVHAKAQMISLKTAFDGLSVPLHPGAIRYYKEKGIKVPEIK is encoded by the coding sequence ATGAAGGTTCGTAAAATTCTAATGCTTGGGCTGATACTCTGCTTGACATTTTTAACCGGCGCAGCTCAGGCAAAGACTTTCGTCTCCATAGCCACAGGAGGAACCGGAGGCACATATTACCCGATTGGCGGAGGGATTGCCGACGTGGTGAGCCGTTATGCTCCAGACATCCAGGCCACAGCTGAAACGGGAAACGCGGCAGTTGCCAACTTAAACCTCATCGGGACACACAGCATCGAGTTTGCCTTTGTACAAAACGATACGGCATGGTGGGCAAGAAGGGGAGAGATAATGTTCCAAAAGCCCTTCCCCAATATAATGGCCATCGCTACGCTTTATCCCGAGACCAACCATCTGGTAACGATGAAAAAAAGCAACATAAAAACCATCTACGACCTTAAGGGCAAGAAGGTCTCCGTCGGTGCTCCCGGTTCGGGCACCGAGGCGGACATGCGTTGCCTCCTCGACATTGCTGGACTGACGTATCAAGACATGAAGGTAGATTTCCTCGACTTCAACAACACGGTCGATCGCATGAAGGACGGGCAACTCGATGCCGGCTTTGTGGTGGGAGGTTATCCCGTAGCCGCCATCATGGATCTGGCCACCACCCATGACGTCGACCTGGTGAGCTTCGACGACAAGTTCTTCGCTGCCCTTCAAAAGAAATATCCCTTCTTCGTGAAGGACGTAATACCTGCCGGTACTTACAAGGGCATAGATCACGAAGTCGTTACTCCTGCCGTAATGGCAATGCTCGCCGTTGACGCCTATGTCCCCGAGGAAGTCGTATACCAGTTCACTAAGGCGCTTTGGGAGCATATAGACGAAGTCCAGCGAGTTCACGCCAAAGCCCAAATGATATCGCTAAAGACCGCATTCGATGGACTCTCCGTACCTCTTCATCCCGGAGCAATTCGCTATTACAAGGAAAAGGGCATAAAGGTACCCGAGATCAAATAA
- a CDS encoding CBS domain-containing protein, protein MLVEDLMDRDLTSLGEDATLMEAIEVLSRHRIPGIPIVNDEGKVIGFLSEKDIVRAALPGYVDLLDDPSYVPDMGQFKVRMRRVSKDKVGRHMTKEVICLNASDSDFHAALIMIKKNLKRVPVVEEDGILVGVLNRADIIEHLMSE, encoded by the coding sequence ATGCTTGTTGAAGATCTGATGGATAGGGACCTTACCTCGCTGGGTGAGGACGCAACGCTTATGGAAGCCATAGAGGTTTTGTCAAGGCATAGGATACCGGGCATTCCGATCGTCAACGACGAGGGGAAGGTCATAGGTTTTTTAAGCGAAAAGGACATAGTCAGGGCCGCCTTGCCCGGTTATGTGGACCTTTTAGATGATCCCTCTTACGTTCCGGACATGGGCCAATTTAAGGTGCGAATGAGAAGGGTCAGCAAGGATAAGGTAGGAAGACATATGACCAAAGAAGTGATCTGTCTTAACGCGAGCGACAGCGATTTTCATGCGGCCTTGATCATGATCAAAAAGAACCTGAAACGTGTCCCGGTGGTGGAGGAAGACGGCATTCTCGTCGGTGTCTTGAACAGGGCCGACATTATAGAGCACTTGATGAGCGAATAG